A stretch of Aedes aegypti strain LVP_AGWG chromosome 2, AaegL5.0 Primary Assembly, whole genome shotgun sequence DNA encodes these proteins:
- the LOC110677226 gene encoding uncharacterized protein LOC110677226: protein MHNVCLGGMKSLLKLWVETSGKSYSLTPAQKCIIDSRIEAVKRQVCTDFSRTPRPLTDLKWFKATELRLLLLYLGPFIFLNVMSDAYYNHFLKLHAAIRILCHPVKYQTENDKAKNLLEAFGHEFMTLYGEHRFVYNFHLLTHLPDDCLLHGCLDSFSAFPFENYMQTLLRYVKKSSYPLQQFRNRFGEHLKYDVTKKALLRQRGSSYSVITNRQNTIISIDGRDNFICKENQIFKVQNIKRVGKHMILDCNAVMELNSLYVEPMESIANGVYYCRDELIFCDVMMSIDANEVTKVQRIVLDEITGFIEVLHTGV, encoded by the coding sequence ATGCACAATGTATGTTTGGGCGGCATGAAATCTCTTCTGAAGTTGTGGGTGGAAACTTCAGGTAAGAGTTATAGTTTGACACCGGCTCAGAAATGTATCATCGATTCGCGCATCGAAGCTGTAAAACGCCAAGTATGCACCGATTTTTCTCGGACTCCACGACCTCTGACTGATTTGAAGTGGTTCAAGGCAACAGAACTACGATTATTATTGTTGTATTTGGGaccgtttatatttttaaacgtgATGAGCGATGCGTATTATAATCATTTCTTAAAACTTCATGCAGCCATTCGCATATTATGTCATCCTGTTAAGTATCAAACGGAAAATGATAAAGCGAAGAATTTACTAGAAGCTTTCGGCCATGAGTTCATGACGTTGTATGGAGAACATCGgtttgtttataattttcacTTGCTCACACATCTGCCCGATGATTGTCTCCTACACGGCTGTTTGGACTCGTTTTCTGCCTTTccgtttgaaaattatatgcaaACTTTGTTACGCtatgtaaaaaaatcatcatatcCCTTACAACAGTTTAGAAATAGATTTGGTGAGCACTTGAAGTATGACGTTACGAAAAAAGCATTGCTACGGCAACGAGGGTCATCCTACTCTGTGATCACAAACAGACAGAATACTATAATTTCGATAGATGGAAGAGATAACTTCATAtgtaaagaaaatcaaattttcaaagtgcAAAACATCAAACGAGTAGGTAAACATATGATTCTCGACTGTAATGCTGTAATGGAATTGAACTCTCTATACGTTGAACCTATGGAATCAATTGCCAATGGAGTTTACTATTGTCGCGATGAGCTTATATTTTGTGATGTAATGATGTCAATTGACGCAAATGAGGTGACCAAAGTACAACGCATAGTGCTCGATGAAATAACAGGTTTTATAGAAGTATTACATACTGGTGTTTAA